The Strix aluco isolate bStrAlu1 chromosome 1, bStrAlu1.hap1, whole genome shotgun sequence genome has a window encoding:
- the FBXO32 gene encoding F-box only protein 32 has product MPFLGQDWRSPGQSWVKTADGWTRFLDEKSGGYVGDLSSFCKKDDYNKENLFNSLNYDVAAKKRKKDLLNNKAKIQYFHQEKWIYVHKGSTKERHGYCTLGEAFNRLDFSSAILDSRRFNYVVRLLELIAKSQLTSLSGIAQKNYMNILEKVVQKVLEDQQNIRLIRELLQTLYTSLCTLVQRVGKSVLVGNINMWVHRMESILHWQQQLNNIQITRPAFKGTTFTDLPLCLQLNIMQRLSDGRDLVSLGQVAPDLQVLSEDRLLWKKLCQYHFTDRQIRKRLILSDKGQLDWKKMYFKLIRCYPRKEQYGDTLQLCRHCHILSWKGTDHPCTANNPESCSTSLSPQDFINLFRF; this is encoded by the exons ATGCCGTTCCTGGGGCAGGACTGGCGCTCCCCCGGGCAGAGCTGGGTGAAGACGGCCGACGGCTGGACGCGCTTCCTCGACGAGAAGAGCGGCGGCTACGTCGGCGACCTCAGCAG CTTTTGTAAAAAGGATGATTACAACAAAGAGAATCTCTTCAACAGCCTGAACTATGATGTTGCTgccaagaagagaaaaaaagacctgCTGAATAACAAAGCCAAGATTCAAT ATTTCCACCAGGAGAAGTGGATCTATGTTCACAAGGGGAGCACAAAAGAG CGCCATGGTTACTGCACCTTGGGAGAAGCCTTCAACCGACTTGACTTCTCCAGTGCTATCCTGGACTCCAGGCGATTCAACTATGTCGTGAGG CTGTTGGAGCTGATAGCAAAGTCTCAGCTGACGTCACTGAGTGGCATTGCCCAGAAAAACTACATGAACATTTTGGAAAAAGTGGTGCAGAAAG TCCTTGAAGATCAGCAGAACATCAGGCTAATACGAGAATTGCTGCAGACCCTCTACACATCCCTCTGCACGTTAGTTCAACGAGTCGGCAAGTCTGTCCTGGTTGGAAACATCAACATGTGGGTGCACAGGATGGAGAGTATTCTCCACTGGCAGCAGCAACTGAACAACATTCAGATCACCAGG CCTGCCTTTAAAGGAACCACTTTCACAGACCTGCCGTTGTGTTTACAACTGAACATCATGCAGCGACTGAGTGATGGGAGAGACCTGGTTAGCCTCGGTCAGGTGGCTCCTGACCTGCAAGTGCTCAGCGAAGACCGACTGCTGTGGAAGAAACTCTGCCAGTACCACTTCACGGACAGACAG attcGCAAACGGCTAATCTTATCTGACAAGGGACAACTGGATTGGAAAAAGATGTACTTCAAGCTCATAAGGTGTTACCCACGGAAGGAGCAGTATGGTGACACACTGCAGCTATGCAGGCACTGCCACATCCTCTCCTGGAAG ggtACTGATCACCCTTGCACAGCCAACAACCCAGAGTCTTGCTCCACCTCTCTTTCACCGCAAGACTTTATCAACTTGTTCAGGTTCTGA